One region of Jatrophihabitans cynanchi genomic DNA includes:
- a CDS encoding HNH endonuclease signature motif containing protein, with translation MNVTLAASTLAGTDNQPGYLNGEPVPADIARRLATQPGAQRHYWPVDQTGHLLDQTCPHAPGTPNRPGIDSSLITHRYQPTTTITRHVITRDQHCVMPGCRRRAHTCQLDHRTPWPDGPTSATNLEPLCKRHHDLKHHARWTLTRTPDGTYHWTSATRHHYHYRPPELPIPQPEPPKQTGPDPNDQPPPY, from the coding sequence GTGAACGTCACCCTCGCCGCCAGCACCCTGGCCGGGACCGACAACCAACCCGGCTACCTCAACGGCGAACCCGTCCCCGCCGACATCGCCCGGCGCCTCGCCACCCAACCCGGCGCCCAGCGCCACTACTGGCCCGTCGACCAGACCGGACACCTCCTCGACCAAACCTGCCCGCACGCACCCGGCACCCCGAACCGGCCCGGGATCGACAGCAGCCTGATCACCCACCGCTACCAACCCACCACCACCATCACCCGGCACGTCATCACCCGCGACCAACACTGCGTCATGCCCGGCTGCCGACGCAGAGCCCACACCTGCCAACTGGATCACCGCACACCCTGGCCCGACGGCCCCACCAGCGCGACCAACCTCGAACCCCTCTGCAAAAGGCACCACGACCTCAAACACCACGCCCGCTGGACCCTCACCCGCACCCCCGACGGCACCTACCACTGGACCTCGGCAACCCGACACCACTACCACTACCGACCACCCGAACTACCCATACCCCAACCCGAACCACCGAAGCAGACCGGACCCGACCCCAACGACCAACCACCGCCCTACTGA
- a CDS encoding MFS transporter: MTAVLDRPADSSARARPGPLLAVLLLGQFMAILDVAIVNVAAPTLRSDLHASGAGLQLSIAGYTISYAVLLITGARLGDRFGHGRAFRAGLIAFTAASLLCGLAPTTGALIAFRLVQGVGAALMMPQVMSLIQRNFAGPARARALSLYSAVIACGSVIGQVLGGVLVSADLFGTSWRPVFLVNVPIGIVLLVLAGRLLPADRGERARQLDPAGVLTLSVAVLLLVVPLVLGHEENWPVWGWVSLGASAFAFAGFVVIERRLAARGGAPLVSGRVLRAPGLVVGAAALFVAMINYGGYLFAMALHLQSGLGESPAHAGLVFAPVAVGFAATGLTWRLLPPRLHGPMIPFGMAVAALGYLALAPVLRGGSSGGAEFEVVLLIIGLALGLAFSPIIAVALTHVPLADAADASGVLVTVFQLGQVVGVATLGTTYLTLVHAPGPRASGHAMAVTLVVLAISAVAAAAFAVALVRPRRTQPMAALG; the protein is encoded by the coding sequence ATGACCGCTGTTCTCGATCGTCCCGCCGACTCCTCCGCCCGGGCCCGGCCGGGTCCTCTCCTGGCCGTGCTGCTGCTCGGGCAGTTCATGGCGATCCTCGACGTCGCGATCGTGAACGTCGCCGCGCCGACCCTGCGTTCGGACCTGCACGCGTCCGGTGCGGGGCTGCAACTTTCGATCGCCGGGTACACGATCAGCTATGCCGTCCTGCTCATCACCGGTGCCCGGCTGGGCGACCGGTTCGGCCACGGTCGCGCCTTCCGGGCCGGCCTGATCGCCTTCACGGCCGCGTCGCTGCTGTGCGGGCTGGCGCCCACGACCGGAGCGCTGATCGCGTTCCGGCTGGTGCAGGGCGTCGGTGCGGCGCTGATGATGCCGCAGGTGATGAGCCTGATCCAGCGCAACTTCGCCGGGCCGGCGCGCGCGCGGGCACTGTCGCTGTACTCGGCCGTGATCGCCTGCGGCTCGGTCATCGGCCAGGTGCTCGGCGGCGTGCTGGTCAGCGCCGACCTGTTCGGGACGAGCTGGCGGCCGGTGTTCCTCGTCAACGTCCCGATCGGGATCGTGCTGCTGGTGCTGGCCGGCCGGTTGCTGCCGGCCGACCGGGGCGAGCGTGCCCGGCAGCTCGACCCGGCCGGTGTGCTGACCTTGTCGGTGGCTGTTCTGCTGCTCGTCGTGCCGCTGGTGCTCGGTCACGAGGAGAACTGGCCGGTGTGGGGATGGGTATCGCTCGGTGCCAGCGCGTTCGCGTTCGCCGGGTTCGTCGTGATCGAGCGGCGGCTCGCCGCTCGCGGCGGTGCGCCGCTGGTGTCCGGCCGGGTGCTGCGCGCCCCAGGCCTGGTGGTTGGCGCGGCCGCGCTGTTCGTGGCCATGATCAATTACGGGGGCTACCTGTTCGCGATGGCGCTGCATCTGCAGTCCGGGCTGGGGGAGAGCCCCGCGCACGCCGGGCTGGTGTTCGCGCCGGTCGCGGTGGGCTTCGCTGCCACCGGGTTGACCTGGCGGTTGCTGCCGCCGCGGCTGCACGGGCCGATGATCCCGTTCGGGATGGCGGTGGCGGCGCTCGGCTACCTCGCGCTGGCGCCGGTACTTCGCGGCGGCAGCAGTGGCGGTGCCGAGTTCGAGGTCGTGCTGCTGATCATCGGTCTGGCGCTGGGTCTGGCGTTCAGCCCGATCATCGCGGTGGCCCTGACCCACGTGCCGCTCGCCGACGCCGCGGACGCCAGCGGCGTGCTGGTGACGGTGTTCCAGTTGGGCCAGGTCGTCGGCGTGGCGACGCTCGGCACGACCTACCTGACGCTCGTGCATGCCCCGGGCCCGCGGGCATCCGGCCATGCCATGGCCGTGACGCTGGTGGTCTTGGCGATCTCGGCGGTCGCGGCGGCCGCGTTCGCGGTGGCGCTGGTGCGCCCGCGCCGGACGCAGCCGATGGCCGCCCTCGGCTGA
- a CDS encoding DDE-type integrase/transposase/recombinase, producing MNTAFAELRSAEVSIKKACVLVGRSRATHYRHARGPVHGPRPARAVPDNGQALTVAERAAVLTLINSPVYADLSIGQIWARELDEGRYLCSASSMYRIAREAGQSRERRRQATHPAKVKPELLADGPSQVWTWDITKLRGPAKGIWFQLYVLIDIFSRFNPSWIVSPVEDSLLAKDFIAEAIYRNGAVPHTVHADRGTSMTSKPVSALLTDLGVTRSHSRPRVSNDNPFSEAQFKTLKYLPEFPSSFTSLAHARQFCAGFFHEYNYIHRHSGIAWHTPASVHFGTADAIDQQRQNTLTAAYHAHPDRFGRRPHPPVMPIQFWINQPDLQPQIN from the coding sequence ATGAACACCGCGTTCGCCGAACTCCGTAGCGCCGAGGTATCGATCAAGAAGGCGTGCGTGCTTGTCGGCCGGTCCCGCGCGACGCACTACCGGCACGCCCGCGGACCGGTTCATGGCCCGCGGCCGGCGCGGGCGGTGCCGGACAACGGTCAGGCCCTGACGGTGGCTGAGCGGGCGGCGGTGCTCACGCTGATCAACAGCCCGGTCTACGCGGACCTGTCGATCGGGCAGATCTGGGCGCGGGAACTGGACGAGGGCCGCTACCTGTGCTCGGCCTCGAGCATGTACCGGATCGCACGCGAGGCTGGGCAGAGCCGTGAACGCCGACGGCAGGCCACCCACCCGGCCAAAGTGAAACCCGAACTGCTCGCCGACGGCCCGTCGCAGGTGTGGACCTGGGACATCACCAAGCTGCGCGGACCGGCCAAGGGGATCTGGTTCCAGCTGTACGTGCTGATCGACATCTTCTCCCGGTTCAACCCGTCCTGGATCGTCAGCCCGGTCGAGGATTCCCTGCTGGCTAAGGACTTCATCGCCGAGGCGATCTACCGCAACGGCGCCGTCCCGCATACCGTGCACGCCGACCGCGGCACCTCGATGACCTCCAAACCCGTCTCGGCGCTGCTGACCGACCTGGGCGTCACCCGCTCCCACTCCCGACCCCGCGTGTCCAATGACAACCCGTTCTCCGAGGCGCAGTTCAAGACCCTGAAGTACCTGCCCGAGTTCCCGTCCTCGTTCACCTCGCTCGCGCACGCCCGACAGTTCTGCGCCGGCTTCTTCCACGAGTACAACTACATTCATCGGCATTCCGGCATCGCCTGGCATACACCCGCGTCGGTGCACTTCGGCACCGCCGACGCGATCGATCAACAGCGGCAGAACACGCTGACTGCGGCCTACCACGCCCACCCCGACCGGTTCGGCCGCCGACCACACCCGCCGGTCATGCCGATCCAGTTCTGGATCAACCAGCCCGACCTTCAACCCCAAATCAACTGA
- a CDS encoding IS256 family transposase — translation MAKRSRKDEPVPPARVAARKLVAEMAGQGWLDDLMSKVGDDGVALTGDGGFLPEMIKAVLERGLEAELTDHLGYERGDPAGAGSGNSRNGSTPKTLLTEVGPVDLDTPRDRVGSFTPRLVPKGTRRLGGLSDMIISLYAGGMTVRDIGHHLQRVYGTELSHDTISKITDEVLEEVKAWQTRPLDAVYPVIFIDALVVKVRDQNVVRNKACHVVIGVDTDGVKHVLGLWVQQQEGARFWNQVLGELRNRGVRDVLIACCDGLVGLPEAVESTWPQTVVQTCVVHLIRASLRYVSYNDRKAVAAALKPIYTAVNADAAFDELTTFADSELGKKYGATVAAWERAWDRFVPFLAFPLEVRKVIYTTNSIESLNYQLRKIIKNRGQFPNDDAIIKLIWLAILDIEDKRAALREKDKGKPANKRTAPPRLIEGATTTGWRAAINALDLAYPGRLPAGL, via the coding sequence ATGGCCAAGCGCAGCCGCAAGGACGAGCCGGTGCCACCGGCGCGGGTGGCGGCGCGCAAGCTGGTGGCCGAGATGGCCGGGCAGGGCTGGCTGGACGATCTGATGTCGAAGGTCGGTGACGACGGTGTCGCGTTGACCGGCGACGGCGGGTTCCTGCCGGAGATGATCAAGGCGGTGCTCGAGCGTGGACTCGAGGCCGAGCTCACCGATCACTTGGGCTACGAGCGTGGTGACCCGGCCGGGGCCGGGTCTGGCAACTCCCGTAACGGGTCGACGCCGAAGACGTTGTTGACCGAGGTCGGGCCGGTCGATCTGGACACGCCGCGGGATCGGGTCGGCAGCTTCACGCCCCGGCTGGTACCGAAGGGGACCCGCCGCCTCGGCGGCCTGTCGGACATGATCATCAGCCTCTATGCCGGTGGGATGACGGTGCGCGACATCGGCCACCACCTGCAGCGGGTCTATGGCACCGAGCTGTCCCATGACACGATCTCCAAGATCACCGACGAGGTCCTCGAAGAGGTCAAGGCCTGGCAGACCCGTCCCCTGGACGCGGTCTATCCGGTGATCTTCATCGACGCCCTGGTGGTGAAGGTCCGCGACCAGAACGTAGTGCGCAACAAGGCCTGTCACGTGGTGATCGGCGTCGATACCGACGGCGTGAAGCACGTGCTGGGCTTGTGGGTTCAGCAGCAAGAAGGCGCTCGGTTCTGGAACCAGGTGCTCGGCGAGCTGCGCAACCGCGGAGTGCGCGACGTGCTGATCGCCTGCTGCGACGGCCTGGTCGGGCTGCCAGAGGCGGTCGAGTCGACCTGGCCGCAGACAGTGGTGCAGACCTGCGTGGTCCACCTGATTCGCGCCTCGCTGCGTTACGTGTCCTACAACGACCGCAAGGCCGTCGCTGCGGCGCTCAAGCCGATCTACACCGCGGTCAACGCCGACGCCGCCTTCGACGAGCTCACCACGTTCGCCGACTCCGAACTCGGCAAGAAGTACGGCGCCACCGTCGCAGCGTGGGAACGAGCCTGGGACCGGTTCGTGCCGTTCCTGGCCTTCCCACTGGAGGTTCGCAAGGTCATCTACACCACCAACTCGATCGAGTCGTTGAACTACCAGCTCCGCAAGATCATCAAGAACCGTGGCCAGTTCCCCAATGACGACGCCATCATCAAGCTCATCTGGCTGGCCATCCTCGACATCGAAGACAAGCGCGCCGCTCTGCGAGAGAAGGACAAAGGCAAGCCGGCGAACAAGCGCACCGCCCCGCCCCGCCTGATCGAAGGCGCCACCACCACCGGCTGGCGCGCCGCCATCAACGCCCTCGACCTGGCCTACCCCGGCCGGCTCCCCGCCGGCCTCTAA
- a CDS encoding DUF222 domain-containing protein, giving the protein MGESDQIMVDGITVDLVDPAQCTPLPTSSDVLHRPDQAAGAASVLHPSGAVLTAVESLLPGRLSDTGLIDALQACDRLRALVDAKQSELLAELAHRDPGGEQFLREEAALALHLAPATTQDRLQCASELSGRLWDTFELLRSGYLSAVHARILATACSDLPDPVAAKVQAQVLRRAPGQTPGEFRAAVRRAVAKHDAKSQNEKHRQAAAQRHVRREQVEDGMGWLTLFAPADGIETVWTAVNAWGTKTSREDQRAADQRRADALVEICTAAICQVK; this is encoded by the coding sequence ATGGGCGAGTCCGATCAGATCATGGTTGACGGGATCACCGTCGACCTGGTCGACCCCGCCCAATGCACCCCACTACCCACCAGCTCGGACGTGCTGCACCGGCCCGACCAGGCCGCCGGCGCGGCGAGCGTGCTGCACCCGTCCGGTGCGGTGTTGACCGCGGTCGAGTCGCTGCTGCCGGGCCGGCTCTCGGACACCGGCCTGATCGACGCCCTGCAGGCCTGTGACCGGCTGCGGGCGCTGGTCGATGCCAAACAGAGCGAACTGCTCGCCGAACTCGCCCACCGCGACCCCGGCGGTGAGCAGTTCCTGCGCGAGGAGGCGGCGCTCGCGCTGCACCTGGCGCCGGCCACCACCCAGGACCGCCTCCAGTGCGCCAGCGAACTGAGCGGGCGGTTGTGGGACACGTTCGAACTGCTGCGCTCGGGGTACCTGTCCGCGGTGCACGCCCGCATCCTGGCCACCGCATGTAGCGACCTGCCCGATCCGGTGGCCGCGAAAGTGCAGGCCCAGGTGCTGCGCCGGGCTCCGGGTCAGACACCCGGTGAGTTCCGCGCCGCCGTGCGCCGCGCGGTCGCCAAACACGACGCGAAGAGCCAGAACGAGAAACACCGACAGGCGGCTGCGCAACGGCACGTGCGGCGCGAGCAGGTCGAGGACGGGATGGGCTGGTTGACCCTGTTCGCCCCGGCCGACGGCATCGAAACCGTATGGACCGCCGTCAACGCCTGGGGCACGAAGACCAGCCGCGAGGACCAGCGCGCCGCCGACCAACGCCGCGCCGACGCCCTCGTCGAGATCTGCACCGCCGCTATCTGTCAAGTCAAATGA
- a CDS encoding serine/threonine-protein kinase, producing the protein MALRRKDKATGNDMFPGFVETFEIGVGSLATVYRAREIDTGRLVALKLLNVRDASARAIESFERESVALGSLSSHPNIVTLFRTFRTADGRPVLVLELCSGAIADRLHGGVGLPVQDAVSIGIKIAGALETAHRGGILHRDVKPQNILVTEFGEPALADFGVAMLQSSTQTTAGLFDFTTLHAAPELLEGGGTSAATDVYELASSLYQLIAGQSAFRAYDGESPASVILRILRDPVRPLMGTGVPMQLSDLLIRAMSKDKDHRPPTASEFAGELANVEVSQGWPRTQFLIRGPASTASGWVPDIMRMPDVIAHDTAPAANRAPGPAPVAAAPPMPARAVPPGPAGPAGQPVPVAPPAGWQPAPQPSIPAAATPPPVGPPPVGPPPVGPPPVATTPFAATPVAATQPGIAGQQPPGPAMPPAQTGPIPPAGFPPPGEFPPPTGLPIGSFPPPSGPPVIPLPPAALPADAPSPVRGADRLPMPNAQAPADSVSPPVVQPPEPPQPEPPQPEPAVVVPEAVAPVWSEPVAHESAALQAHAEVAAHRPAPEALPKQVAPEPVAPEAVAPEPAAPEPAAVEPERPWRVPIDIDDDTALGFEMPRPAARPADPGPVVDWTPSVPAAAEPAPQVQAPSEAPPLEPEPAFEPEPMFEPVQTRHAPALATSWWSPVAPPGDDGQPAEQFPIPPSDSRAAAGGAPTAGAQGVPTWAVRSPNPQFVASAPQFVGDISIDPNYLRPRLTVRAGLSSLTVDEQHLTMRSMLHRERLPWSQVTSFEPHFPDGNTGPTAKGVLVALTPAGAIELPATRRQGGELRHVHALLDAYRVRAQQFANG; encoded by the coding sequence GTGGCGCTGCGGCGCAAGGACAAGGCGACCGGCAACGACATGTTTCCCGGCTTCGTCGAGACCTTCGAGATCGGCGTAGGCAGCCTCGCCACCGTCTACCGGGCCCGGGAGATCGACACCGGACGGCTCGTCGCCCTCAAACTGCTCAATGTGCGCGACGCCTCGGCGCGCGCGATCGAGTCGTTCGAGCGCGAATCGGTCGCGCTGGGGTCGCTGAGCTCGCACCCGAACATCGTCACGCTGTTCCGCACGTTCCGGACGGCGGACGGACGGCCGGTGCTGGTGCTCGAACTGTGCTCGGGCGCGATCGCCGACCGGTTGCACGGCGGGGTCGGGCTGCCGGTGCAGGACGCCGTCTCCATCGGAATCAAGATCGCCGGCGCGCTGGAGACGGCGCACCGCGGCGGGATCTTGCACCGGGACGTCAAGCCGCAGAACATCCTGGTGACCGAGTTCGGCGAGCCCGCACTCGCCGACTTCGGCGTGGCGATGCTGCAGTCCTCGACGCAGACGACCGCGGGCCTGTTCGACTTCACCACACTGCATGCCGCGCCGGAGTTGCTCGAGGGCGGTGGCACGTCCGCGGCGACGGACGTGTACGAGCTGGCATCGTCGCTGTACCAGCTGATCGCGGGGCAGTCGGCGTTCCGGGCGTACGACGGCGAGTCGCCTGCCTCGGTGATCTTGCGGATCCTGCGCGATCCGGTGCGGCCGCTGATGGGCACCGGGGTGCCGATGCAGCTCTCGGACCTGCTGATCCGGGCGATGAGCAAGGACAAGGACCACCGGCCGCCGACCGCGTCGGAGTTCGCCGGCGAGCTGGCCAACGTCGAGGTCAGCCAGGGCTGGCCGCGCACGCAGTTCCTGATCCGCGGGCCGGCGAGCACCGCTTCCGGCTGGGTGCCGGACATCATGCGGATGCCCGACGTGATCGCCCACGACACGGCCCCCGCGGCCAATCGCGCTCCGGGTCCGGCGCCGGTGGCCGCTGCGCCGCCGATGCCGGCGCGGGCTGTGCCGCCTGGGCCTGCTGGGCCGGCCGGTCAACCGGTGCCGGTCGCGCCTCCGGCGGGCTGGCAACCCGCCCCGCAACCCTCGATCCCTGCTGCTGCCACGCCGCCACCGGTCGGGCCGCCACCGGTCGGGCCACCACCGGTCGGGCCACCACCGGTTGCGACGACGCCGTTCGCGGCGACGCCGGTCGCGGCGACGCAGCCAGGGATCGCCGGCCAACAGCCACCCGGGCCGGCGATGCCCCCGGCGCAGACAGGACCGATCCCACCAGCGGGTTTTCCGCCGCCTGGCGAATTCCCGCCGCCGACGGGCTTGCCGATCGGCAGCTTCCCGCCGCCGAGCGGGCCACCGGTCATTCCACTGCCGCCGGCCGCTTTGCCCGCGGACGCGCCGAGCCCGGTGCGGGGCGCGGATCGTCTGCCGATGCCGAACGCTCAGGCTCCCGCTGACTCTGTGTCGCCTCCGGTTGTACAGCCGCCAGAACCGCCACAGCCAGAACCGCCACAGCCAGAACCGGCAGTCGTCGTGCCCGAAGCGGTGGCGCCGGTGTGGTCTGAGCCTGTCGCGCATGAGTCTGCCGCGCTGCAAGCGCATGCCGAGGTTGCGGCTCACCGGCCGGCGCCCGAAGCGCTACCGAAGCAGGTCGCACCCGAACCGGTCGCACCCGAAGCGGTCGCACCCGAACCCGCGGCACCTGAACCCGCCGCAGTGGAGCCGGAGCGTCCCTGGCGGGTACCGATCGACATCGACGACGACACCGCGCTCGGTTTCGAGATGCCGCGCCCGGCCGCGCGTCCCGCCGATCCTGGGCCGGTCGTGGACTGGACGCCGAGCGTGCCCGCGGCGGCCGAACCGGCGCCACAGGTGCAGGCACCAAGCGAGGCGCCGCCGCTCGAGCCCGAGCCGGCATTCGAGCCCGAGCCGATGTTCGAGCCGGTTCAGACGCGGCACGCACCTGCGCTGGCGACGTCGTGGTGGTCGCCTGTGGCACCGCCGGGCGACGATGGCCAGCCCGCCGAGCAGTTCCCGATCCCGCCGAGCGATTCGCGCGCAGCAGCAGGGGGCGCGCCGACAGCGGGTGCGCAGGGTGTGCCGACGTGGGCGGTGCGTTCGCCGAATCCGCAGTTCGTCGCTTCGGCGCCGCAGTTCGTCGGGGACATCTCGATCGATCCCAACTACTTGCGCCCCCGGCTGACCGTCCGGGCCGGCTTGTCGTCGTTGACGGTCGACGAGCAGCACCTCACGATGCGCTCGATGCTGCATCGCGAACGGTTGCCGTGGAGCCAGGTCACGTCGTTCGAACCGCACTTCCCGGACGGGAACACCGGTCCGACCGCCAAGGGGGTCCTCGTGGCGCTGACTCCGGCTGGAGCGATCGAACTCCCAGCTACCCGCAGGCAAGGTGGCGAGTTGCGGCATGTACATGCCCTGCTCGATGCCTATCGCGTACGTGCGCAGCAGTTCGCGAACGGCTGA
- a CDS encoding DUF3488 and transglutaminase-like domain-containing protein, which produces MSTPIVRRAIPMALLPLTLVAGVLAATPWLRSFPSDVVAVPLYGAAVISPLVPAVTVRFGVRRVWASLLIDVAAFVVYTLLAALHDPLAFSDLIDGLFRGPSQILTFALPLVSPRSLLVAPVALAWLAGAIAGECFTRRWFTVLPYPALLLGYGLAYAATVRAAESGAPVSRQNELVIAGLLLGTLLLMRVAQTWVRQDETSESTQADGILPMRGLVVGAATTVVVALVASLVAQSSAFTRTTTTPQRVPSVDDSKPLTPVAFIASLRPADDKAPGVPVFTVQTSRDAPGYFGIANVDSYDGEGWSFDRTFRPSGGVLPDDTDTSLRLAGATTTQAITIAKGPLAGTAWMPYLYRPQKVTGASVNIDPASGMIVPAGRLAQGEHYQVESRVSTTTFDKLGKAAVADTSTGAQNTALLPGQRPYLADAIQAFSDETGVPSSPAIPFLQALQKDLQTRYSLYGTTSTAASSPAPPTGTSEHRLVQPQFKPTTRPPAKNTPPKTTPARTPAKPTTPAATPTTPAAPVESFGPRQGTTGLSDVLASIVLGARTGTAEQYATLVALLARQLGVPARLVTGFRVSDVDGGTLRHGRYEVTTKQAWTWVEIPIVGKGWVVLDAAPSSVSNARASSSAAASPSPTPTSSPTQNVLITKSNGGHAIAPKSDVPAGPGASHKALVVALLITFGVLVLAVLVLLLLRKGLRRRRRQRDPDPRARVVGAWRESIDVLTEAGLPDLTNLTSAEIAGLAGAQFGADPGSQVSYIGQTANSAAYSTALLVGPRDADAAWQAEKALRRQVNRQLGLRGRFTAWLRYHRNPHVEVIEGPRSWATESAGRHAAPRKARWFRRRGH; this is translated from the coding sequence ATGAGCACGCCGATCGTGCGGCGCGCGATACCGATGGCGTTGCTCCCGCTGACACTGGTCGCGGGCGTCCTGGCCGCCACCCCGTGGCTGCGCTCCTTCCCATCCGACGTGGTGGCCGTGCCGCTGTACGGCGCGGCCGTCATCAGTCCGCTCGTGCCGGCGGTCACCGTGCGCTTCGGCGTGCGCCGGGTGTGGGCCTCGCTGCTGATCGACGTCGCCGCCTTCGTCGTCTACACGCTGCTCGCCGCGCTGCACGACCCGCTTGCGTTCTCCGACCTGATCGACGGTCTGTTCCGCGGTCCGTCGCAGATCCTCACCTTCGCACTGCCGCTGGTGAGCCCGCGATCACTGCTGGTGGCGCCCGTCGCGCTCGCCTGGCTGGCGGGCGCCATCGCCGGCGAGTGCTTCACCCGGCGCTGGTTCACCGTGTTGCCCTACCCGGCGCTGCTGCTGGGCTATGGCCTGGCCTACGCCGCCACCGTGCGCGCCGCCGAGTCCGGTGCGCCGGTCTCGCGGCAGAACGAACTGGTCATCGCGGGCTTGCTGCTCGGGACGTTGCTGCTGATGCGCGTCGCGCAGACCTGGGTGCGTCAGGACGAGACGTCCGAGTCGACGCAGGCCGACGGCATTCTGCCAATGCGCGGGCTGGTCGTCGGCGCCGCGACCACGGTCGTCGTCGCGCTGGTGGCCTCGCTCGTCGCGCAGTCCTCGGCGTTCACCCGGACCACGACCACGCCGCAGCGGGTGCCGTCCGTCGACGACTCCAAGCCGCTCACCCCGGTGGCGTTCATCGCCTCGCTGCGGCCGGCCGACGACAAGGCGCCGGGAGTGCCGGTGTTCACGGTGCAGACCAGCCGTGACGCGCCCGGGTACTTCGGCATCGCCAACGTCGACAGCTACGACGGCGAGGGCTGGTCGTTCGATCGCACCTTCCGCCCGTCCGGTGGCGTGCTGCCGGACGACACCGACACCTCCTTGCGGCTGGCCGGTGCGACCACCACGCAGGCGATCACGATCGCGAAGGGGCCGCTCGCCGGTACCGCGTGGATGCCGTACCTCTACCGGCCGCAGAAGGTCACCGGCGCGTCGGTCAACATCGACCCGGCGAGCGGCATGATCGTCCCCGCCGGGCGCCTTGCCCAGGGCGAGCACTATCAGGTCGAGTCGCGGGTCAGCACCACGACGTTCGACAAGCTCGGCAAGGCCGCGGTGGCGGACACCTCGACCGGCGCCCAGAACACCGCGCTGCTGCCCGGGCAGCGGCCGTACCTGGCCGACGCGATCCAGGCGTTCAGCGACGAGACCGGTGTGCCGTCCAGTCCGGCGATCCCGTTCCTTCAGGCGCTGCAGAAGGACCTGCAGACGCGCTACTCGCTGTACGGCACCACGTCGACTGCTGCCAGCTCGCCGGCTCCCCCGACGGGCACGAGCGAGCACCGTCTGGTCCAGCCGCAGTTCAAGCCCACGACGCGACCGCCCGCGAAGAACACACCCCCGAAGACGACGCCGGCCAGGACTCCGGCAAAGCCGACCACTCCCGCGGCAACCCCGACGACGCCGGCGGCGCCGGTCGAGTCGTTCGGACCGCGGCAGGGCACGACCGGCCTGTCCGACGTGCTCGCCTCGATCGTGCTGGGGGCGCGCACCGGCACCGCCGAGCAGTACGCGACGCTCGTGGCACTGTTGGCGCGCCAGCTCGGCGTGCCGGCGCGGCTGGTCACCGGGTTCCGCGTGAGCGATGTGGACGGCGGCACGCTGCGTCACGGACGGTACGAGGTGACCACCAAGCAGGCGTGGACCTGGGTGGAGATACCGATCGTCGGTAAGGGCTGGGTGGTGCTGGACGCCGCGCCCAGCTCGGTGTCCAACGCCCGGGCGTCCAGCAGCGCGGCCGCGAGCCCGTCGCCCACGCCGACCAGTTCGCCGACGCAGAACGTGCTGATCACCAAGAGCAACGGCGGCCACGCGATCGCCCCGAAGAGCGACGTGCCCGCGGGCCCCGGCGCGTCGCACAAGGCGCTGGTCGTCGCACTGCTCATCACGTTCGGAGTCCTGGTGCTGGCGGTGCTCGTCCTGCTGTTGCTGCGCAAGGGGCTGCGCCGCCGACGGCGGCAGCGCGACCCTGATCCGCGCGCGCGAGTCGTCGGGGCGTGGCGCGAATCGATCGACGTGCTCACCGAGGCCGGACTGCCGGATCTGACCAACCTGACGAGCGCGGAGATCGCCGGGCTCGCCGGTGCACAGTTCGGCGCCGACCCCGGCTCGCAAGTCAGCTACATCGGGCAGACCGCCAACTCTGCCGCCTACAGCACCGCGCTGCTCGTCGGACCGCGGGACGCAGACGCAGCCTGGCAGGCCGAGAAGGCCCTACGGCGGCAGGTGAACCGCCAACTCGGGCTCCGCGGACGGTTCACGGCGTGGCTGCGCTATCACCGCAATCCGCACGTCGAGGTGATCGAAGGACCACGGTCCTGGGCAACCGAGTCCGCGGGACGGCATGCCGCGCCGCGTAAGGCTCGCTGGTTCCGGCGGCGCGGTCACTGA